In Cololabis saira isolate AMF1-May2022 chromosome 14, fColSai1.1, whole genome shotgun sequence, a single genomic region encodes these proteins:
- the LOC133460184 gene encoding zinc finger protein ubi-d4-like isoform X2, whose amino-acid sequence MLSNSPLCVWFGFVRMGEQYYRDALEQCHNYNARLCAERSVRMPFLDSQTGVAQSNCYIWMEKRHRGPGMAPGQLYTYPARRWRKKRRSHPPEDPRLIFPPVKSEVDLGLKKDSLLSSDGSSLEALLKGESLDKRTAADVRASEDDSNQSDYTGSLNPASRIRKRIIEPEDFLDDLDDEDYEEDTPKRRGKGKGKGRGVGSSRKKLDTAALEDRDKPFACDNTIKQKHFSKSSERVCGKRYKNRPGLSYHYAHSHLAEEEGEDKDDMEIQEPVLPPPEETKTPKKGPDGLALPNNYCDFCLGDSKTNHKTGQSEELVSCSDCGRSGHPSCLQFTPVMMAAVKTYRWQCIECKCCNMCGTSENDDQLLFCDDCDRGYHMYCLNPPMAEPPEGSWSCHLCLELLKEKASIYQTQNAPTS is encoded by the exons CCCCACTGTGCGTGTGGTTTGGTTTTGTCAGGATGGGGGAGCAGTACTACCGAGATGCCCTGGAGCAGTGTCACAACTACAACGCCCGGCTCTGTGCTGAGAGGAGCGTTAGGATGCCGTTCCTGGACTCCCAGACCGGTGTGGCTCAGAGTAACTGCTACATCTGGATGGAGAAGAGACACAGGGGACCAG GCATGGCTCCAGGGCAGCTGTATACCTACCCAGCCAGGAGGTGGAGGAAGAAACGGAGATCTCATCCTCCGGAGGACCCTCGGCTCATCTTCCCTCCTGTCAAGTCAG AGGTAGATTTAGGCCTGAAGAAGGACTCTCTGTTGTCGTCAGACGGCAGCAGTCTGGAGGCCCTGCTGAAAGGAGAATCTCTGGACAAACGGACAGCTGCAGACGTCCGCGCGTCCGAGGACGATTCAAATCAGAGCGACTACACCGGAAGCCTGAACCCAGCCTCCCGGATCAGAAAG AGAATCATTGAGCCAGAGGACTTCCTGGATGATCTTGATGATGAAGACTACGAAGAAGACACGCCCAAAAGAAGAGgcaaaggaaaagggaag GGGCGAGGAGTCGGCAGCAGCAGGAAGAAGCTGGACACGGCAGCGCTGGAGGACAGAGACAAGCCCTTCGCCTGTGACA ACACTATCAAACAAAAGCATTTTTCAAAATCTTCTGAAAGAG TCTGTGGGAAACGCTACAAGAACCGCCCCGGCCTGAGCTACCACTACGCTCACTCCCACCTGGCCGAGGAGGAGGGCGAGGACAAGGACGACATGGAAATCCAAGAGCCCGTCTTGCCTCCGCCCGAGGAGACGAAGA CTCCCAAGAAAGGTCCAGATGGGCTCGCTCTGCCTAATAACTACTGTGATTTCTGCCTGGGAGACTCCAAAACCAACCACAAGACTGGCCAGTCAGAAGAGCTGGTCTCCTGTTCTGACTGTGGGCGCTCAG gCCACCCCTCGTGCCTGCAGTTCACTCCGGTAATGATGGCTGCTGTGAAGACGTACCGCTGGCAGTGCATAGAGTGCAAGTGCTGCAACATGTGTGGCACTTCAGAGAATGAC GATCAGCTTCTGTTCTGTGATGACTGTGATAGAGGCTACCACATGTACTGTCTTAACCCCCCCATGGCTGAACCTCCAGAAG GGAGCTGGAGCTGTCATCTATGTCTGGAACTGTTGAAAGAGAAGGCCTCCATATACCAGACCCAGAACGCCCCCACGTCGTGA
- the LOC133460184 gene encoding zinc finger protein ubi-d4-like isoform X5, which yields MLWCRMGEQYYRDALEQCHNYNARLCAERSVRMPFLDSQTGVAQSNCYIWMEKRHRGPGMAPGQLYTYPARRWRKKRRSHPPEDPRLIFPPVKSEVDLGLKKDSLLSSDGSSLEALLKGESLDKRTAADVRASEDDSNQSDYTGSLNPASRIRKRIIEPEDFLDDLDDEDYEEDTPKRRGKGKGKGRGVGSSRKKLDTAALEDRDKPFACDNTIKQKHFSKSSERVCGKRYKNRPGLSYHYAHSHLAEEEGEDKDDMEIQEPVLPPPEETKTAPKKGPDGLALPNNYCDFCLGDSKTNHKTGQSEELVSCSDCGRSGHPSCLQFTPVMMAAVKTYRWQCIECKCCNMCGTSENDDQLLFCDDCDRGYHMYCLNPPMAEPPEGSWSCHLCLELLKEKASIYQTQNAPTS from the exons GATGGGGGAGCAGTACTACCGAGATGCCCTGGAGCAGTGTCACAACTACAACGCCCGGCTCTGTGCTGAGAGGAGCGTTAGGATGCCGTTCCTGGACTCCCAGACCGGTGTGGCTCAGAGTAACTGCTACATCTGGATGGAGAAGAGACACAGGGGACCAG GCATGGCTCCAGGGCAGCTGTATACCTACCCAGCCAGGAGGTGGAGGAAGAAACGGAGATCTCATCCTCCGGAGGACCCTCGGCTCATCTTCCCTCCTGTCAAGTCAG AGGTAGATTTAGGCCTGAAGAAGGACTCTCTGTTGTCGTCAGACGGCAGCAGTCTGGAGGCCCTGCTGAAAGGAGAATCTCTGGACAAACGGACAGCTGCAGACGTCCGCGCGTCCGAGGACGATTCAAATCAGAGCGACTACACCGGAAGCCTGAACCCAGCCTCCCGGATCAGAAAG AGAATCATTGAGCCAGAGGACTTCCTGGATGATCTTGATGATGAAGACTACGAAGAAGACACGCCCAAAAGAAGAGgcaaaggaaaagggaag GGGCGAGGAGTCGGCAGCAGCAGGAAGAAGCTGGACACGGCAGCGCTGGAGGACAGAGACAAGCCCTTCGCCTGTGACA ACACTATCAAACAAAAGCATTTTTCAAAATCTTCTGAAAGAG TCTGTGGGAAACGCTACAAGAACCGCCCCGGCCTGAGCTACCACTACGCTCACTCCCACCTGGCCGAGGAGGAGGGCGAGGACAAGGACGACATGGAAATCCAAGAGCCCGTCTTGCCTCCGCCCGAGGAGACGAAGA CAGCTCCCAAGAAAGGTCCAGATGGGCTCGCTCTGCCTAATAACTACTGTGATTTCTGCCTGGGAGACTCCAAAACCAACCACAAGACTGGCCAGTCAGAAGAGCTGGTCTCCTGTTCTGACTGTGGGCGCTCAG gCCACCCCTCGTGCCTGCAGTTCACTCCGGTAATGATGGCTGCTGTGAAGACGTACCGCTGGCAGTGCATAGAGTGCAAGTGCTGCAACATGTGTGGCACTTCAGAGAATGAC GATCAGCTTCTGTTCTGTGATGACTGTGATAGAGGCTACCACATGTACTGTCTTAACCCCCCCATGGCTGAACCTCCAGAAG GGAGCTGGAGCTGTCATCTATGTCTGGAACTGTTGAAAGAGAAGGCCTCCATATACCAGACCCAGAACGCCCCCACGTCGTGA
- the LOC133460184 gene encoding zinc finger protein ubi-d4-like isoform X3, with product MAAVVENVVKLMGEQYYRDALEQCHNYNARLCAERSVRMPFLDSQTGVAQSNCYIWMEKRHRGPGMAPGQLYTYPARRWRKKRRSHPPEDPRLIFPPVKSEVDLGLKKDSLLSSDGSSLEALLKGESLDKRTAADVRASEDDSNQSDYTGSLNPASRIRKRIIEPEDFLDDLDDEDYEEDTPKRRGKGKGKGRGVGSSRKKLDTAALEDRDKPFACDNTIKQKHFSKSSERVCGKRYKNRPGLSYHYAHSHLAEEEGEDKDDMEIQEPVLPPPEETKTAPKKGPDGLALPNNYCDFCLGDSKTNHKTGQSEELVSCSDCGRSGHPSCLQFTPVMMAAVKTYRWQCIECKCCNMCGTSENDDQLLFCDDCDRGYHMYCLNPPMAEPPEGSWSCHLCLELLKEKASIYQTQNAPTS from the exons GATGGGGGAGCAGTACTACCGAGATGCCCTGGAGCAGTGTCACAACTACAACGCCCGGCTCTGTGCTGAGAGGAGCGTTAGGATGCCGTTCCTGGACTCCCAGACCGGTGTGGCTCAGAGTAACTGCTACATCTGGATGGAGAAGAGACACAGGGGACCAG GCATGGCTCCAGGGCAGCTGTATACCTACCCAGCCAGGAGGTGGAGGAAGAAACGGAGATCTCATCCTCCGGAGGACCCTCGGCTCATCTTCCCTCCTGTCAAGTCAG AGGTAGATTTAGGCCTGAAGAAGGACTCTCTGTTGTCGTCAGACGGCAGCAGTCTGGAGGCCCTGCTGAAAGGAGAATCTCTGGACAAACGGACAGCTGCAGACGTCCGCGCGTCCGAGGACGATTCAAATCAGAGCGACTACACCGGAAGCCTGAACCCAGCCTCCCGGATCAGAAAG AGAATCATTGAGCCAGAGGACTTCCTGGATGATCTTGATGATGAAGACTACGAAGAAGACACGCCCAAAAGAAGAGgcaaaggaaaagggaag GGGCGAGGAGTCGGCAGCAGCAGGAAGAAGCTGGACACGGCAGCGCTGGAGGACAGAGACAAGCCCTTCGCCTGTGACA ACACTATCAAACAAAAGCATTTTTCAAAATCTTCTGAAAGAG TCTGTGGGAAACGCTACAAGAACCGCCCCGGCCTGAGCTACCACTACGCTCACTCCCACCTGGCCGAGGAGGAGGGCGAGGACAAGGACGACATGGAAATCCAAGAGCCCGTCTTGCCTCCGCCCGAGGAGACGAAGA CAGCTCCCAAGAAAGGTCCAGATGGGCTCGCTCTGCCTAATAACTACTGTGATTTCTGCCTGGGAGACTCCAAAACCAACCACAAGACTGGCCAGTCAGAAGAGCTGGTCTCCTGTTCTGACTGTGGGCGCTCAG gCCACCCCTCGTGCCTGCAGTTCACTCCGGTAATGATGGCTGCTGTGAAGACGTACCGCTGGCAGTGCATAGAGTGCAAGTGCTGCAACATGTGTGGCACTTCAGAGAATGAC GATCAGCTTCTGTTCTGTGATGACTGTGATAGAGGCTACCACATGTACTGTCTTAACCCCCCCATGGCTGAACCTCCAGAAG GGAGCTGGAGCTGTCATCTATGTCTGGAACTGTTGAAAGAGAAGGCCTCCATATACCAGACCCAGAACGCCCCCACGTCGTGA
- the LOC133460184 gene encoding zinc finger protein ubi-d4-like isoform X7 has protein sequence MLSNSPLCVWFGFVRMGEQYYRDALEQCHNYNARLCAERSVRMPFLDSQTGVAQSNCYIWMEKRHRGPGMAPGQLYTYPARRWRKKRRSHPPEDPRLIFPPVKSEVDLGLKKDSLLSSDGSSLEALLKGESLDKRTAADVRASEDDSNQSDYTGSLNPASRIRKRIIEPEDFLDDLDDEDYEEDTPKRRGKGKGKGRGVGSSRKKLDTAALEDRDKPFACDICGKRYKNRPGLSYHYAHSHLAEEEGEDKDDMEIQEPVLPPPEETKTPKKGPDGLALPNNYCDFCLGDSKTNHKTGQSEELVSCSDCGRSGHPSCLQFTPVMMAAVKTYRWQCIECKCCNMCGTSENDDQLLFCDDCDRGYHMYCLNPPMAEPPEGSWSCHLCLELLKEKASIYQTQNAPTS, from the exons CCCCACTGTGCGTGTGGTTTGGTTTTGTCAGGATGGGGGAGCAGTACTACCGAGATGCCCTGGAGCAGTGTCACAACTACAACGCCCGGCTCTGTGCTGAGAGGAGCGTTAGGATGCCGTTCCTGGACTCCCAGACCGGTGTGGCTCAGAGTAACTGCTACATCTGGATGGAGAAGAGACACAGGGGACCAG GCATGGCTCCAGGGCAGCTGTATACCTACCCAGCCAGGAGGTGGAGGAAGAAACGGAGATCTCATCCTCCGGAGGACCCTCGGCTCATCTTCCCTCCTGTCAAGTCAG AGGTAGATTTAGGCCTGAAGAAGGACTCTCTGTTGTCGTCAGACGGCAGCAGTCTGGAGGCCCTGCTGAAAGGAGAATCTCTGGACAAACGGACAGCTGCAGACGTCCGCGCGTCCGAGGACGATTCAAATCAGAGCGACTACACCGGAAGCCTGAACCCAGCCTCCCGGATCAGAAAG AGAATCATTGAGCCAGAGGACTTCCTGGATGATCTTGATGATGAAGACTACGAAGAAGACACGCCCAAAAGAAGAGgcaaaggaaaagggaag GGGCGAGGAGTCGGCAGCAGCAGGAAGAAGCTGGACACGGCAGCGCTGGAGGACAGAGACAAGCCCTTCGCCTGTGACA TCTGTGGGAAACGCTACAAGAACCGCCCCGGCCTGAGCTACCACTACGCTCACTCCCACCTGGCCGAGGAGGAGGGCGAGGACAAGGACGACATGGAAATCCAAGAGCCCGTCTTGCCTCCGCCCGAGGAGACGAAGA CTCCCAAGAAAGGTCCAGATGGGCTCGCTCTGCCTAATAACTACTGTGATTTCTGCCTGGGAGACTCCAAAACCAACCACAAGACTGGCCAGTCAGAAGAGCTGGTCTCCTGTTCTGACTGTGGGCGCTCAG gCCACCCCTCGTGCCTGCAGTTCACTCCGGTAATGATGGCTGCTGTGAAGACGTACCGCTGGCAGTGCATAGAGTGCAAGTGCTGCAACATGTGTGGCACTTCAGAGAATGAC GATCAGCTTCTGTTCTGTGATGACTGTGATAGAGGCTACCACATGTACTGTCTTAACCCCCCCATGGCTGAACCTCCAGAAG GGAGCTGGAGCTGTCATCTATGTCTGGAACTGTTGAAAGAGAAGGCCTCCATATACCAGACCCAGAACGCCCCCACGTCGTGA
- the LOC133460184 gene encoding zinc finger protein ubi-d4-like isoform X1: MLSNSPLCVWFGFVRMGEQYYRDALEQCHNYNARLCAERSVRMPFLDSQTGVAQSNCYIWMEKRHRGPGMAPGQLYTYPARRWRKKRRSHPPEDPRLIFPPVKSEVDLGLKKDSLLSSDGSSLEALLKGESLDKRTAADVRASEDDSNQSDYTGSLNPASRIRKRIIEPEDFLDDLDDEDYEEDTPKRRGKGKGKGRGVGSSRKKLDTAALEDRDKPFACDNTIKQKHFSKSSERVCGKRYKNRPGLSYHYAHSHLAEEEGEDKDDMEIQEPVLPPPEETKTAPKKGPDGLALPNNYCDFCLGDSKTNHKTGQSEELVSCSDCGRSGHPSCLQFTPVMMAAVKTYRWQCIECKCCNMCGTSENDDQLLFCDDCDRGYHMYCLNPPMAEPPEGSWSCHLCLELLKEKASIYQTQNAPTS; the protein is encoded by the exons CCCCACTGTGCGTGTGGTTTGGTTTTGTCAGGATGGGGGAGCAGTACTACCGAGATGCCCTGGAGCAGTGTCACAACTACAACGCCCGGCTCTGTGCTGAGAGGAGCGTTAGGATGCCGTTCCTGGACTCCCAGACCGGTGTGGCTCAGAGTAACTGCTACATCTGGATGGAGAAGAGACACAGGGGACCAG GCATGGCTCCAGGGCAGCTGTATACCTACCCAGCCAGGAGGTGGAGGAAGAAACGGAGATCTCATCCTCCGGAGGACCCTCGGCTCATCTTCCCTCCTGTCAAGTCAG AGGTAGATTTAGGCCTGAAGAAGGACTCTCTGTTGTCGTCAGACGGCAGCAGTCTGGAGGCCCTGCTGAAAGGAGAATCTCTGGACAAACGGACAGCTGCAGACGTCCGCGCGTCCGAGGACGATTCAAATCAGAGCGACTACACCGGAAGCCTGAACCCAGCCTCCCGGATCAGAAAG AGAATCATTGAGCCAGAGGACTTCCTGGATGATCTTGATGATGAAGACTACGAAGAAGACACGCCCAAAAGAAGAGgcaaaggaaaagggaag GGGCGAGGAGTCGGCAGCAGCAGGAAGAAGCTGGACACGGCAGCGCTGGAGGACAGAGACAAGCCCTTCGCCTGTGACA ACACTATCAAACAAAAGCATTTTTCAAAATCTTCTGAAAGAG TCTGTGGGAAACGCTACAAGAACCGCCCCGGCCTGAGCTACCACTACGCTCACTCCCACCTGGCCGAGGAGGAGGGCGAGGACAAGGACGACATGGAAATCCAAGAGCCCGTCTTGCCTCCGCCCGAGGAGACGAAGA CAGCTCCCAAGAAAGGTCCAGATGGGCTCGCTCTGCCTAATAACTACTGTGATTTCTGCCTGGGAGACTCCAAAACCAACCACAAGACTGGCCAGTCAGAAGAGCTGGTCTCCTGTTCTGACTGTGGGCGCTCAG gCCACCCCTCGTGCCTGCAGTTCACTCCGGTAATGATGGCTGCTGTGAAGACGTACCGCTGGCAGTGCATAGAGTGCAAGTGCTGCAACATGTGTGGCACTTCAGAGAATGAC GATCAGCTTCTGTTCTGTGATGACTGTGATAGAGGCTACCACATGTACTGTCTTAACCCCCCCATGGCTGAACCTCCAGAAG GGAGCTGGAGCTGTCATCTATGTCTGGAACTGTTGAAAGAGAAGGCCTCCATATACCAGACCCAGAACGCCCCCACGTCGTGA
- the LOC133460184 gene encoding zinc finger protein ubi-d4-like isoform X8 codes for MAAVVENVVKLMGEQYYRDALEQCHNYNARLCAERSVRMPFLDSQTGVAQSNCYIWMEKRHRGPGMAPGQLYTYPARRWRKKRRSHPPEDPRLIFPPVKSEVDLGLKKDSLLSSDGSSLEALLKGESLDKRTAADVRASEDDSNQSDYTGSLNPASRIRKRIIEPEDFLDDLDDEDYEEDTPKRRGKGKGKGRGVGSSRKKLDTAALEDRDKPFACDICGKRYKNRPGLSYHYAHSHLAEEEGEDKDDMEIQEPVLPPPEETKTPKKGPDGLALPNNYCDFCLGDSKTNHKTGQSEELVSCSDCGRSGHPSCLQFTPVMMAAVKTYRWQCIECKCCNMCGTSENDDQLLFCDDCDRGYHMYCLNPPMAEPPEGSWSCHLCLELLKEKASIYQTQNAPTS; via the exons GATGGGGGAGCAGTACTACCGAGATGCCCTGGAGCAGTGTCACAACTACAACGCCCGGCTCTGTGCTGAGAGGAGCGTTAGGATGCCGTTCCTGGACTCCCAGACCGGTGTGGCTCAGAGTAACTGCTACATCTGGATGGAGAAGAGACACAGGGGACCAG GCATGGCTCCAGGGCAGCTGTATACCTACCCAGCCAGGAGGTGGAGGAAGAAACGGAGATCTCATCCTCCGGAGGACCCTCGGCTCATCTTCCCTCCTGTCAAGTCAG AGGTAGATTTAGGCCTGAAGAAGGACTCTCTGTTGTCGTCAGACGGCAGCAGTCTGGAGGCCCTGCTGAAAGGAGAATCTCTGGACAAACGGACAGCTGCAGACGTCCGCGCGTCCGAGGACGATTCAAATCAGAGCGACTACACCGGAAGCCTGAACCCAGCCTCCCGGATCAGAAAG AGAATCATTGAGCCAGAGGACTTCCTGGATGATCTTGATGATGAAGACTACGAAGAAGACACGCCCAAAAGAAGAGgcaaaggaaaagggaag GGGCGAGGAGTCGGCAGCAGCAGGAAGAAGCTGGACACGGCAGCGCTGGAGGACAGAGACAAGCCCTTCGCCTGTGACA TCTGTGGGAAACGCTACAAGAACCGCCCCGGCCTGAGCTACCACTACGCTCACTCCCACCTGGCCGAGGAGGAGGGCGAGGACAAGGACGACATGGAAATCCAAGAGCCCGTCTTGCCTCCGCCCGAGGAGACGAAGA CTCCCAAGAAAGGTCCAGATGGGCTCGCTCTGCCTAATAACTACTGTGATTTCTGCCTGGGAGACTCCAAAACCAACCACAAGACTGGCCAGTCAGAAGAGCTGGTCTCCTGTTCTGACTGTGGGCGCTCAG gCCACCCCTCGTGCCTGCAGTTCACTCCGGTAATGATGGCTGCTGTGAAGACGTACCGCTGGCAGTGCATAGAGTGCAAGTGCTGCAACATGTGTGGCACTTCAGAGAATGAC GATCAGCTTCTGTTCTGTGATGACTGTGATAGAGGCTACCACATGTACTGTCTTAACCCCCCCATGGCTGAACCTCCAGAAG GGAGCTGGAGCTGTCATCTATGTCTGGAACTGTTGAAAGAGAAGGCCTCCATATACCAGACCCAGAACGCCCCCACGTCGTGA
- the LOC133460184 gene encoding zinc finger protein ubi-d4-like isoform X6: MLSNSPLCVWFGFVRMGEQYYRDALEQCHNYNARLCAERSVRMPFLDSQTGVAQSNCYIWMEKRHRGPGMAPGQLYTYPARRWRKKRRSHPPEDPRLIFPPVKSEVDLGLKKDSLLSSDGSSLEALLKGESLDKRTAADVRASEDDSNQSDYTGSLNPASRIRKRIIEPEDFLDDLDDEDYEEDTPKRRGKGKGKGRGVGSSRKKLDTAALEDRDKPFACDICGKRYKNRPGLSYHYAHSHLAEEEGEDKDDMEIQEPVLPPPEETKTAPKKGPDGLALPNNYCDFCLGDSKTNHKTGQSEELVSCSDCGRSGHPSCLQFTPVMMAAVKTYRWQCIECKCCNMCGTSENDDQLLFCDDCDRGYHMYCLNPPMAEPPEGSWSCHLCLELLKEKASIYQTQNAPTS, from the exons CCCCACTGTGCGTGTGGTTTGGTTTTGTCAGGATGGGGGAGCAGTACTACCGAGATGCCCTGGAGCAGTGTCACAACTACAACGCCCGGCTCTGTGCTGAGAGGAGCGTTAGGATGCCGTTCCTGGACTCCCAGACCGGTGTGGCTCAGAGTAACTGCTACATCTGGATGGAGAAGAGACACAGGGGACCAG GCATGGCTCCAGGGCAGCTGTATACCTACCCAGCCAGGAGGTGGAGGAAGAAACGGAGATCTCATCCTCCGGAGGACCCTCGGCTCATCTTCCCTCCTGTCAAGTCAG AGGTAGATTTAGGCCTGAAGAAGGACTCTCTGTTGTCGTCAGACGGCAGCAGTCTGGAGGCCCTGCTGAAAGGAGAATCTCTGGACAAACGGACAGCTGCAGACGTCCGCGCGTCCGAGGACGATTCAAATCAGAGCGACTACACCGGAAGCCTGAACCCAGCCTCCCGGATCAGAAAG AGAATCATTGAGCCAGAGGACTTCCTGGATGATCTTGATGATGAAGACTACGAAGAAGACACGCCCAAAAGAAGAGgcaaaggaaaagggaag GGGCGAGGAGTCGGCAGCAGCAGGAAGAAGCTGGACACGGCAGCGCTGGAGGACAGAGACAAGCCCTTCGCCTGTGACA TCTGTGGGAAACGCTACAAGAACCGCCCCGGCCTGAGCTACCACTACGCTCACTCCCACCTGGCCGAGGAGGAGGGCGAGGACAAGGACGACATGGAAATCCAAGAGCCCGTCTTGCCTCCGCCCGAGGAGACGAAGA CAGCTCCCAAGAAAGGTCCAGATGGGCTCGCTCTGCCTAATAACTACTGTGATTTCTGCCTGGGAGACTCCAAAACCAACCACAAGACTGGCCAGTCAGAAGAGCTGGTCTCCTGTTCTGACTGTGGGCGCTCAG gCCACCCCTCGTGCCTGCAGTTCACTCCGGTAATGATGGCTGCTGTGAAGACGTACCGCTGGCAGTGCATAGAGTGCAAGTGCTGCAACATGTGTGGCACTTCAGAGAATGAC GATCAGCTTCTGTTCTGTGATGACTGTGATAGAGGCTACCACATGTACTGTCTTAACCCCCCCATGGCTGAACCTCCAGAAG GGAGCTGGAGCTGTCATCTATGTCTGGAACTGTTGAAAGAGAAGGCCTCCATATACCAGACCCAGAACGCCCCCACGTCGTGA
- the LOC133460184 gene encoding zinc finger protein ubi-d4-like isoform X4 has product MAAVVENVVKLMGEQYYRDALEQCHNYNARLCAERSVRMPFLDSQTGVAQSNCYIWMEKRHRGPGMAPGQLYTYPARRWRKKRRSHPPEDPRLIFPPVKSEVDLGLKKDSLLSSDGSSLEALLKGESLDKRTAADVRASEDDSNQSDYTGSLNPASRIRKRIIEPEDFLDDLDDEDYEEDTPKRRGKGKGKGRGVGSSRKKLDTAALEDRDKPFACDNTIKQKHFSKSSERVCGKRYKNRPGLSYHYAHSHLAEEEGEDKDDMEIQEPVLPPPEETKTPKKGPDGLALPNNYCDFCLGDSKTNHKTGQSEELVSCSDCGRSGHPSCLQFTPVMMAAVKTYRWQCIECKCCNMCGTSENDDQLLFCDDCDRGYHMYCLNPPMAEPPEGSWSCHLCLELLKEKASIYQTQNAPTS; this is encoded by the exons GATGGGGGAGCAGTACTACCGAGATGCCCTGGAGCAGTGTCACAACTACAACGCCCGGCTCTGTGCTGAGAGGAGCGTTAGGATGCCGTTCCTGGACTCCCAGACCGGTGTGGCTCAGAGTAACTGCTACATCTGGATGGAGAAGAGACACAGGGGACCAG GCATGGCTCCAGGGCAGCTGTATACCTACCCAGCCAGGAGGTGGAGGAAGAAACGGAGATCTCATCCTCCGGAGGACCCTCGGCTCATCTTCCCTCCTGTCAAGTCAG AGGTAGATTTAGGCCTGAAGAAGGACTCTCTGTTGTCGTCAGACGGCAGCAGTCTGGAGGCCCTGCTGAAAGGAGAATCTCTGGACAAACGGACAGCTGCAGACGTCCGCGCGTCCGAGGACGATTCAAATCAGAGCGACTACACCGGAAGCCTGAACCCAGCCTCCCGGATCAGAAAG AGAATCATTGAGCCAGAGGACTTCCTGGATGATCTTGATGATGAAGACTACGAAGAAGACACGCCCAAAAGAAGAGgcaaaggaaaagggaag GGGCGAGGAGTCGGCAGCAGCAGGAAGAAGCTGGACACGGCAGCGCTGGAGGACAGAGACAAGCCCTTCGCCTGTGACA ACACTATCAAACAAAAGCATTTTTCAAAATCTTCTGAAAGAG TCTGTGGGAAACGCTACAAGAACCGCCCCGGCCTGAGCTACCACTACGCTCACTCCCACCTGGCCGAGGAGGAGGGCGAGGACAAGGACGACATGGAAATCCAAGAGCCCGTCTTGCCTCCGCCCGAGGAGACGAAGA CTCCCAAGAAAGGTCCAGATGGGCTCGCTCTGCCTAATAACTACTGTGATTTCTGCCTGGGAGACTCCAAAACCAACCACAAGACTGGCCAGTCAGAAGAGCTGGTCTCCTGTTCTGACTGTGGGCGCTCAG gCCACCCCTCGTGCCTGCAGTTCACTCCGGTAATGATGGCTGCTGTGAAGACGTACCGCTGGCAGTGCATAGAGTGCAAGTGCTGCAACATGTGTGGCACTTCAGAGAATGAC GATCAGCTTCTGTTCTGTGATGACTGTGATAGAGGCTACCACATGTACTGTCTTAACCCCCCCATGGCTGAACCTCCAGAAG GGAGCTGGAGCTGTCATCTATGTCTGGAACTGTTGAAAGAGAAGGCCTCCATATACCAGACCCAGAACGCCCCCACGTCGTGA